AACCTCTATCATACGCCagcctcttgttgttgttgttgttgttgttgttgttgttgttgtcaatggTGATAAGTTAAGACCAGGAAAAAGGAGGTGGAGGAGGATGCCATGTTGATGGCAGATGGCTCTTCAGTGGCAGACTGATCCTGGCAGACTGATCCTAGCACATGGGTCCTGGTAGATGGCATAATGATGCCAGCACATGGGTCCTGGTAGATGGCATAATGATGTCAGAGCCGGACCAAGTCATCCTTGGAGTTTTCCTGGGCTTGAGGAAGGGGCGTTCATCCATAAATTTGAAATCAAAACTGAAGTGTAAATGTAACTATTTTAACTTGGGAACAATTAaccaacaaacaccaaacaaaggTGGCAAAGAACCTCGAACAAAGTTGATCTTTGGCACTGAAGAGAGCACACTTCTTCCAGTAGGAGGCTGAACTAtgttcttaaaaaaacaaaaactaacaaacaaaacacccaAATAGAGAAATGTTGTCTAAGGGAGGTAACTGCCAAAAACAATAATATTCAGCCGCTCAGAAAAGGCATGGTTACTGCTCTTTTCCATGACGAGCTTTTTGCATTGACGGCTATTGCAAGCTGCCAAAGGGAGAAGTGGAAGGGAATATTGTCAGCATTGACGGCTATTACAACTACTTGAAGCTGCCAAAGGGAGAAGTGGAAGGGAATATTGTCAGCATTGACGGCTATTACAACTACTTGAAGCTGCCAAAGGGAGAAGTGGAAGGGAATATTGTCAGCATTTTAAACACCCTGTACTCACCTGCACAagcagacagactggcagacaCAGCCTACATGTCTTcccgcctgcctgcctgtctgtctgtctgtctgtctgtctgtctgtctgtctctatttgtGCATACATATACATGCGCGCATAAAAATACgcaagtttttaaaaaaaattaacatcaCACGAACAATGTGTAAGTTATCAGTGGGTCGCatacgtgcccccccccccccccccccccacgctcAACCTGCGCCGTGCAACTGATCAATGTGCATCTGATTAAACACAGCGACTTGGAGAGAGACAACACGAGGTGACGACAATCGCTATCACTCCATTGCAGTTCAGTGGAGCCTCCGGCGAAAGAAGCGAGTCATTGTCACAAGACATGGGTGACGGCAAATGAATACAATTTGCATCAAGTTGTAATCATTAAGGGCTCGGCATTTTCCTTCCGTCATCTTTAGCCACGCTTTGTATTTGGCCACAGTTACACTGCATTCTGTCATCTCCGTCACGTTCTTTATTCTCTTTTTGAAGTTTTCATTCACCGCGTTCGTCTTTGGAggagaatgagaatgagagtGAAAGGAGCGAtgtttgtgttggtgtgtgtcgcCGTGACGCACGTCTTGGTTGCCGGGGACTGTGAGATCAAGGACCCGGAGAGATGTGGTCAGTCCAGAGTGCCAGGCTCATCAGTCTCTGTTGCAGGGACTAATGCCCATTCTCCTATTTTAGATTGGAGCTGGGCTGAATTGATTTATCAGTTGCTTTCTTTCTTGGTTGCCTGGTCTGCTGGTTGAGCGCCGTGTTAAGGGGTTGAATGGTAAACTAATTTAGTCAGGATTTTGTTTGGTTGACTGTCCCACTGACTGTTCGCTTTCTGGATTTACTGGCTGACTGTCTGTcctttgattgattgattgattggttgattgattgattggttgattaagtgagtgaatgagtatgtgagtgagtgagtgagtgagcgagatGATCAAATACCTGATACCATGACAACACGCTATGTTACAGACCTGAAGTCGCCCCAGGTGGTGCAGGGCGTGCAGTTCAACGGGACGTGTAATAGCACGGGAGTCCCCACACTGGTGGTCGGCGACACTTATCAACTCAACATCTCCTTCACGCCAGGTCAGTGTCCCAGCATGCACTGCTACCTGGGTACACTCGCACATTGCATTTCGCCCTTACACTCACTGCTACCTGGCTACACTCGCACATTGCATTTCGCCCTTACACTCATTCTGTTTGGATCCACATCATTGAATGCctaacacacaccctcacatatCTTATTGACATCATTGAATGCCtaacacacacgctcacatatCTTATTGACATCATTGAATGCCtaacacacacgctcacatatGTTATTGACATGACAAAAGACGGAGAAATGATAATGTGTTTTCGTGTTGTGGGCAGCACAAGACGCGAAGGAGGCGAGGTCcgaggtgaaggtggaggtgttGAGCCTGCTCATCCCGCTGGACATCGAGAACCCTAACGCGTGTGTCAACAAGGGACTGGACTGCCCGCTCAAAGCCGACACCAACTACACCTTCAACACCGTCTTTGACCTCAAGCCAACCTACCCCGTCTACTCCGAGGTCAGTGCATATTTACACTGTCATTCAgattgcccccctccccccacatcCCTCCCtacacaccccccctccccccataacTTCATTCCACCCCGCCTACTCCACAATCAATTCACGTCTATACTGTGAGAGAGAgttctgaccccccccccctcaccccccaaaGCATCTTTGTTAGTACATGTACTGCTCTGAACAGTAgtggttttgtttgcttttgttaCTTGATGATGCTTTGTATCTATTTTGTTCGTTGGTTTGTCTattgtgttttatttcattgtgagtatgtgtgtgtgtgtgtgcgtgtgtgtgtgtgtatgtatgtgtgtgtgtgtgtgtgtgcgtgcgtgcgtgcgtgcgtgcgtgcgtgagtgtgtgtgtgtgtgtgtttgtttgtttgcgtgagtgtgagtgtgtgtgttagcggaagggggttagtgtgtgtgttaggggaaggGGGTTAGGGTTGTTAGGGGAAGGGTGTTAGGGTTGTTAGGGGAAGGGGGTTAGGGTTGTTAGGGGAAGGGGGTTAGTGTTGTTAGACTCACAGGCGTAATTTGGTTGACTGTATAGTTGCATGGTAAAGGAAAATGTAACAGAGTGTCTTTTAAAAACTGTGATTACATGAAAACCGTTCGGACTATAAGGTTTTTGTTAGTACGAGAATTTGTGAATCCCCCCCTTCAGTTGAATATGTCCATGAGGAACTGAAAGGTTTCTTGCCTTTTCCACCTGTTTCCCTACTTCTCTGACTGGCTTTTTTATTTGTCGGATTACATTGAACACCAATTAGTGATTTCCATTTGAAAtaacgtttgttgttgttgttgttgttgctttttattttattttccttttttctttgacTGTTTCCCCTTTTTTCTTGAGTATCTTCTCTGTCGAAGTGCGAGGCAACGGTGGGAGTCTTTTTTCCAtctttttttctattttctatttctAAACAaggaagtgactgtggtaagaggaacaaagttaaaaaaacaaaggaatactgtactcaccgatacaagaacgagacaagacggtacaaaTTTTCGCTTAcgggaagcttcatcaggaaaaacaagaacaaacaagtcgcgtaaggcgaaaatacaatatttagtcaagtagctgtcgaactcacagaatgaaactgaacgcaatgccatttttcagcaagaccgtatactcgtagcatcgtcagtccaccgctcatggcaaaggcagtgaaattgacaagaagagcggggtagtagttgcgctaagaaggatagcacgcttttctgtacctctctttgttttaactttctgagcgtgtttttaatccaaacatatcatatctatatgtttttggaatcaggaaccgacaaggaataagatgaaagtgtttttaaattgatttcaacaatttaattttgataataatttttaaatatttaattttcagagcttgtttttaatccgaatataacatatttatatgtttttggaatcagcaaatgatggagaataagataaacgtaaattgggatcgttttataattttttttttttttttacaattttcagatttttaatgaccaaagtcattaattaatttttaagccaccaagctgaaatgcaataccgaagtccgggcttcgtcgaacattacttgaccaaaatttcaaccaatttggttgaaaaatgagggcgtgacagtgccgcctcaactttcacgaaaagccggatatgacgtcatcaaagacatttatccaaaaaatgtaaaaaacgttcggggatttcatacccaggaactctcatgtcaaatttcataaagatcggtccagtagtttagtctgcatcgctctacacacacacacacacacacacagacacacagacacacagacacacgcacatacaccacgaccctcgtttcgattccccctcgatgttaaaatatttagtcaaaacttgactaaatataaaaagacaacaaaaagcagacgcaacacggacggcaaacaaggtttgaaagaaaatggaggggaaaccacacaaaaaagggaaggaactctaggaacggaaatgaatgaaaggggagagaagtgattgaatgatgtcatgggcacagggatactagactaaaagtaatacacattcataaaaaaAGATTTCAAAATTAAACGCACGTTCTCTTGCACCAGCCGCAATCTCATCTATGCCATATCCTGTCTCGAATGCCCCAAAGTACTCTACATTGGTGAGACCGAAAGAACCCTCTCTTCCCGCTTCACAGAACATCTGGCAGATATTCGGCATCGCCGCTGTAGGTCTGTTGCCCAAcatttcaacagcagcaaccacacctccctggatgcacgtgtgaaaggtgtctggcaaatgtacagcacctccacagacagaaaacaagtagagTCCGATTTCATATTATCCCTGGGCACATCCACACCTGACGGTTTGAATGCCGCGAACATGTGATCTACATGTATTCCCCAAACATACTGTGGatttacggtacgtgtgtgtgaatgtgtgtgtgtgtgtgtgtgtgtgtgtgtgtgtgtgtgtgtgtgtgtgtgtgtgtgtttatgtgtgtgttcgtgtggcgtgcgtgtgttcgtttgttccctccccccccctttttttctttttttctttttccctccctcccccccttttttatgaatgtgtatcacttttatAGTATGCCCgtgcccatgacatcatccaaccacttctctcccctttcattcatttccgttcctagagttccttcccttttttgcgtgtttcccctccattttctttcaaaccttgttcgttccgcgttccgtctgctttttgttacatttagtcaagttttgacaaaatgttttaacgtagaggggataatcgagacgagggtgtggtgtatgtgtgtgtgtgtgtgtgtgtgtgtgtgtgtgtgtgtgtgtgtgtagagcgatatagggaaaactactagaccgatcttcatgaaatttgacgtgggagttcctgggtatgatatccccagacttttttttctcatttttttgataaatgtctttgatgacgtcatatccggcttttcctgaaagttgaggccgcactgtcacgctctcatttttaaaccaaattggttaaaattttggtcaagtaatcttcgacgacgccctttggtattgcatttcagcttggaggattacaaattaattaatgagtttgctcattaaagttgtcattaaaatcgatttttcgcaaacagattgaaaattgattgcatcgtattcttcatgacattctgaatctaaaaatatatacatatgttatgtttactcttaaaatgtgatcacgaTTAACGAACATaaattaattagtcttacgattaaaatttaagaaatcgattcaaaaattatttcatcttattctttatcgtttcttgattccaaaaacatatagatatgataggttgtattcaaaacaagttcagaaagttaacacgaatacagaaaagcgcgcttttctgctaAGCACAATAGgctaccgcactaatctggcgtgtgcatatcactgcttttgcacgtgggaggtgagcgatttccttctcgcggggattgacgaagctgtactgtcttggtgaaaataatacagtgcgttcagtttcattccgtgagttcgacagcttgactaaatgtagtactttcgccttacgcgacttgttgtcttttgtgttcgtgtttttcctgatgaagcttccctaagcgaaaattcgtaccgtcttgtctcgttcttgtatcggtaagtacagtattcctttgttttttaactttattttctatttggtttcctttttacattcagccttttttacatttagtcaagttttgactaaatgttttaacatcgagggggaatcgaaacgagggtcgtggtgtatgtgtgtgtgtgcgtgtgtgcgtgcgtgtagagcgattcagaccaaactactggaccgatctttatgaaatttgacatgagagttcctgggtatgatatccccgaacatatttttcctttttttgataaatgtctttgatgacgtcatatccggcttttcgtgaaagttgaggcggcactgtcacgctctcatttttcaaccaaattggttgaaattttggtcaagtagtcttcgacgaagcccggacttcggtattgcatttcagcttggtggcttaaaaattaatttatgactttggtcattaaaaatctgaaaattgtaaaaagcatagtttttctaaaacgatccaaatttacgttcatcttattctccatcatttgctgattccaaaaacatataaatatgttatattcggattaaaaacaagctctgaaaattaaatatataaaaattattatcaaaattaaatttttgaaatcaatttgaaacactttcatcttattccttatcggctcctgattccaaaagcatatagatatgatatgtttggattaaaaacacgctcagaaagttaaaacaaagagaggtacagaaaagcgtgctatccttctcagcgcaagtactaccccgctcttcctgtcaatttcactgcctttgccgtgcgcggtggactgacgatgctacgagtatacggtcttgctgcgttgcattgcgttcagtttcattctgtgagttcgacagctacttgactaaatgttgtattttcgccttacgcgacttgtttttcgttgttgttgtttgttttattatGTTGTAGTTGTACTagtttgtttacttttttttctattgAATCATTTCGATTTTAGGACCAGCAAGTGACTGAAAAGAAAGCCAACTGCCCGAATATCTACTTTCATTCAGCGCTTTTAAAGATTCAaaattaaagggaagcaacttttCTTTGCATATTACATCTGTACATTGCAGCAGTTACTTCCCGTAGACCCTTGACGTTCATTCTATCGatggaagggaagcaacttttCACTGAATCGTTTCCAGTATTATTGGTTACCTCCCATAAACCCATAAGCTTGAGCTGTCTCGGTGTTTGGGTTGCCactgtgttggtggtggtggttgttgatgttgttgttgttgttgttgttgttgttgttgttgtctgtctaGCATTGAACCAGTTAATAAGTATGTGATGTTACTGTTCTTTAAGAATTTAACAGTAACATCTTTCATTCATTTTCTTACCTCCCTCTGTTGTTGTTTAGATGCATGCCAAAGTACACTGGTCCCTGGTGGACAAGCCAAGTGACCAGTATGACGTCAcagacaacgacaacaacgacgtcAACGAAGACAACAAAGTGATTTTCTGCATCAAGTTGCCGGTGGTGGTGGAGCCCAAACCGTCGTACGATGTACAGcaagacacacaccaacaagacacacaccaacaacaaccgtCCTTTAGAGTTGTACAGTGACGCGTACCAACCGATGTTAGATCGTTCATCATCTGCTTTTTGTTCCTTTGCTTTTCCCCCCATCTCCGTTGTGTATGTGATGAGTGTAAAATGCTGTTTGCCTGAAGCTGAAAACTTACGCCGTTCAAATAAACTGTGTTGTGCAGTTTTAGAAGCGCAATTGCCTGTTTCCAATATTGATTTTTATGTTCACAAACGTTTTGCTTCTTTTCAGTTTTCTTTTGTTCTATTACTTTCGTTTCGTGCATTTTCTACATTGAAGTATTTTACATTTGTTCTTATACTCACTGTATAGTAGAAAACATAATAAATCATAGATCCTCACTAACTGTTTTGACATTTTTACGCCATGGTATATCGTGCGAGTGTGTATGCTGGTCGGTTTTTATGTAAAATAAAGAGCTACAAATCCGCCACCTCATAATTAAACATGTGTCAGTTTTTTTTCTGTATATCATGACATTATCATAGGCAACGTTCAGAttcataaataaataacaaataaaaacaagaaagcacTTGTGTACAGCTTGGTACACAAAGGGCACTCTCTCATGCCGTTTATCCGCAAATGGTTATATCTTGACTCGGTTGACAAAAATACCAACATGGTTCCTTTCGGCATGTCCACCTGTCGTCTGCTTCTCTTTGTCACAGCGTTGAAATGACTGCGATCTCAAAGTAGTAAAAACCGATCAGTTTAATGTAACTGTGTGGTTAAAAATTGAAGAATTATTATTGAGACCTCTTAGTTGTATGGAAAGAAGAGTAAGATTCGTGCAGAAAGCAACAGTGATCTGATCAGTGCCTGTAGAAAGGGAGATCATGGTATCTTTTGGACAAGCGGCTATCAGCGATATCGACTGAAATGTGTCGATGCCAATTCGGGGCAATGATGAGCCAGTCTTCAGACGTTATTCTCGGGAATCGATTTTACAGACCATCTCATTTGACTGTCTTCAGACGGTCTCATCGGGATTTTACAGACCATGTCATCTTGTAATACACCAACAACACTGGGGGAAACATGCACGAACACCGTTCAAGAACAAGTTACAGGATTCCAGCGAACACGACTGTGCCGTGTTTTTCTGAGTCTAAGACACTGTAACAGTAACACCTTTACAGTCTAAGACACTGTAACAGCCTCTAACACCTTTACAGAAGCATTGTGATGCAGATCCTCTCAGCTTCTCTGTAAATGGTCCGGCCAAACACACTATGAAACGGTCAGGtaagcttaggccaaaaaaaaaaaattgtctgtttctggtaacatggctaaaaaaaatagggtcggtaggtagggattttttttttttttttttttttttttttttacaccccaaatgtagaccaataaaactaactttaaaaatcgcgcaaagagactggattcactatacatagagacaagacactcaacacatttacaaatcgtcagcggactttcgttttcacacgtttttgttgttcattttctcaccctgtcctttaccaccaaaaaataaattaacaaattttgagtttggaaaaaaaaaagtttagggtcggcgccgaaatttagggtcggtcgggtgaccagaaacagacaatttttttttttggccttagaatAAATCATCGTGTTGCGTGCTGAAGATGACGTTttatttgttgttattgttcgCCATTTCATTCCTGACTCTTAATGCGGTTGTAGTAATcacggccggtgtaacacgagaaaattactcccacgagatttttactccggagtaaacatttcgtacgaaatatttactccctttacgaaaaaagcactcccccattgcacgagaaaattactccccaagacaggtgagttccgagtaaacatttcgtacaaaaatgttactcccctgacgaataaatacgaataaattacttcagcccaacacgagcaatttaacttcccatgctaggtgtacgaaattgttactcccttgtcccctgttagtcttggtggtggaaggggtggaaggagggtagcgcgacatgcgtgtgcgcgagatcatttattggcattatcccgcatcccatttttgcgtacgagttttttactggaagtaaaaaaaatggggagtaacaatttcgtggagggagtaattttttcgtgccttggggagttcttttctcgtacgaaaagtgtactcggagtaagaatttcgtacgaaatatttactccggagtaaatttttcgtggagtaaaaatttcgtgttacaccggcactgagaaaccagtgtgtgtgtgtgtgtgtgtgtcacggtgtgtgtgtgtgtgtgtgtgtgtgtgtgtgtgtgtgtgtgtgtgtgtgtgtatgtgagtgtgtgtgttttaagtgaTAAGAAAAGACAAGCAACGGACACACCTTTCGAGTGTCTCTTGCCGTCCAAAGTAATCCCCGAAGTAAGCATCAGCGTTAAGATCTCCCCTGTTTCCAAGTTCAGTGTGAAACTCTTCGTGTTATTGTTAAGGACTAGAATGTGATTAATTGATGAGTCTTTGTTATTCTATTCGGTGACTGAAAAAGAAAGCTATCTTCAATATTCCCACATACAGCTTTAAAATCTATACAGTTCTCCCTCATCAAAATCTATCTTACAAAATTGATTCGAGGGAAATTGCTTTTAGAGCATAtatacaaaacaagtcgcgtaaggcgaaataacaacatttagtcaagctgtcgaactcacagaatgaaactgaacgcactgttttttttcaccaagaccacatactcgtagtttcgtcagtccaccgctcgtggcaaagacagtga
This Littorina saxatilis isolate snail1 linkage group LG17, US_GU_Lsax_2.0, whole genome shotgun sequence DNA region includes the following protein-coding sequences:
- the LOC138953223 gene encoding NPC intracellular cholesterol transporter 2 homolog a-like, with amino-acid sequence MRMRVKGAMFVLVCVAVTHVLVAGDCEIKDPERCDLKSPQVVQGVQFNGTCNSTGVPTLVVGDTYQLNISFTPAQDAKEARSEVKVEVLSLLIPLDIENPNACVNKGLDCPLKADTNYTFNTVFDLKPTYPVYSEMHAKVHWSLVDKPSDQYDVTDNDNNDVNEDNKVIFCIKLPVVVEPKPSYDVQQDTHQQDTHQQQPSFRVVQ